In Bacillus weihaiensis, the genomic stretch CTTGGTAAATATTCTAAAATAATAACAAAAAATTGAAAAGTCTTCTTAAATCCTTGTTTACAAGGCATTATTTTAGCTTTTATTTTTTCTACTATAAGAATTTCTTTGCGTTTCTCCTTCTATTCTCTACTATTCCCCATTCCGTGTGTTAAGGCAAATACGGGAAAAAAAACCCCTTCTTAACAAAGGGTTTACTTCACTAATTCAGATTATGTATTGTATGAGACTGGCTAATACATTAACTTACTGACACTAAATTCTACTAACAATAACTACTAAAGAATGAGGAACGAATCTTTACTATGCAAACAAAACCGCTTGGATCTTTTGATAAAAATCCAAGCGGTTATTTAATTCTCAATTTATTTTTTACTATACTAAATCTAGTTTTCTATTTTAACACTCTGAATTACTTGCTCCTCTAATTTAACTAAAGGTATTCCCGTTACATTTTCAAACCCCTTATTAAAGTCACTATGAGATTTTGTCGCTTCTAAAATCTCAACGATTACTTCTTTTCCATATTCTCCAATTAAAAAATCAATAGTAAGGTAACTTTGTTTATATGGCTCGATATCATCAATAGTACGTGCATGGTTCCAATCCTCATAGCTAGTCAATTCATTCAATGGAACAAATGTAAAAGGACTAGGACTTAATATGGTTTGGTCATAGCTAACATATTCGCATACACCTTCTTCAAACCATTGGGGAATAGTAGTTGTAATCTTCAACTGGTTTAACTTTTGATTAAAAGCATAGTGTGTATACTCGTGAAGTAAAGTTTTCTGAAAATGAAACAGCGGTGTTTCTACCCTTTTCACAATTCCTTCTTTACCTTCAGTTATAATTCCAATCACTTTATCAAAATCTGAATAATATCCACTAATATTGTTCAACGATGTGAAATGTGACAATTCTTCAGTATCTTTAAAGTAAATCAAATCTAATGGTCTTTTCTTATAGTCTCCAAGAAGGTCATCATTCAATTCTATTGCCCAATCTAGTGTTTCATTTGTAATAGGTAACAGCACAGCATCATCTTCAAAATAGTAAATGGACACATGCTCAACATTCATCATACTTCTTTCTTCTTTTAGTTGCTTCTCCTTCTCTCCATCAAAATTAAGGGTTAGAAAGGAGTCAACTGTTTGAAGGAGACCTACTTTCTCATTAACACTCTTTTCAAAAAAATGATGTAGGAAATAAAGACCAATTCCAAGTATTAATAGAAAAACACACCCTATTCCACTTATCAAAAATATTATCTTTTTTCTTTTATTCACCTTTCTCCCCCTAATACATACTCTCCTACTATCTCCTCTATCGATTATACCATAGAGCTTATCCTTATATTACCAATTATTAACATGCTACTGTCAGACTATAGACAAATTCCGGAGATAATAGGGCTTGAATTGTGACCATTCCAAACCCTTATCTCTTCAAACCCTGTCATTCGCCTACTACTCTCTTATTTGTCTATTCTTTTAGAAAATCATCTAGAAAAATCCGTTGTTTTAAGTCACTCATTCCTAATAAAAGGCGTTGACTGTTTGCACATATAACCTCATCTAGTTCCTCATCGTACTCCATATTTTCTACACGTTCGATTTTCTTTTTCCAGTTTCTTTTTTGTTCTTGATCAAATGTATTATATTTTATGTACGCTGTTCGTCCTTCTCTTTTTAAAAAGTCATAGTTTTCCTCGCTACCATAGCCAGAATCGGCAATTTTCTGGTTTCACTCCGTGCTCCCTCAGGTGTTGAAGATGAGAGATTAAGCAGCCTGGATCACCTGCTCTTTGATGTAGTGAGAAACCTATAATAAACTGACCTTCTGTTCCTGTTTGTACATTATATCCTGGTTTTAATTGCCCATTTCGCATATGATCTTCCTTCAGTCTCATAAAGGTCGCATCAGTATCTGTTTCGAGAAACTATTTCTTCCATTGAATAGTCGATTTTGTTCTTCATATTTCATCTTTCGAGGAAGATAGTCTTTTTTTAGTAATCGAACAACTTTTTTCGCCTCT encodes the following:
- a CDS encoding collagenase, which gives rise to MNKRKKIIFLISGIGCVFLLILGIGLYFLHHFFEKSVNEKVGLLQTVDSFLTLNFDGEKEKQLKEERSMMNVEHVSIYYFEDDAVLLPITNETLDWAIELNDDLLGDYKKRPLDLIYFKDTEELSHFTSLNNISGYYSDFDKVIGIITEGKEGIVKRVETPLFHFQKTLLHEYTHYAFNQKLNQLKITTTIPQWFEEGVCEYVSYDQTILSPSPFTFVPLNELTSYEDWNHARTIDDIEPYKQSYLTIDFLIGEYGKEVIVEILEATKSHSDFNKGFENVTGIPLVKLEEQVIQSVKIEN